From a region of the Alnus glutinosa chromosome 1, dhAlnGlut1.1, whole genome shotgun sequence genome:
- the LOC133858650 gene encoding uncharacterized protein LOC133858650, translating into MELEHWSGSSKHLETHPEITNGSGSSKHSETHPEVLDGSRSSKQYFEIHPYLIVGRQSSRFVETHVEVSDGSGRSKHSEAHSNVIDRISSSKHSETHADVIDGSDSFRHSSIHQEDAVNDQGDPHTLAKRLGPSSSSSSSDLSLEDLVQIDKNEIHKSGAQIASFPDPDEDSQRALKDESDISSNRSSISEEKDNVSPGPTSTSQVSDITHELVAHGMPLTQSPQIQVMDQSGGYDPDRIPSSVFAISKSTTPMEWSVASNESLFSIHIGNNSFSKESIMLSPHPPVPVAATDTENIKIGKEQSGATVVADETVKDAERVSAQAQSEENLPTPTSLNSSSLSHHSDGSGISARSFAFPNLDEGGISDSLETDGEKQHQEPPAPKMASTNSTPKYWFPFLSWCPWGCHGCSCHCCC; encoded by the exons ATGGAATTGGAACATTGGAGTGGAAGCAGTAAGCATTTGGAAACACATCCAGAGATCACTAATGGAAGCGGCAGCAGTAAGCATTCAGAAACACATCCAGAGGTTCTTGATGGTAGCAGAAGCAGTAAACAATATTTTGAAATACATCCATATCTCATCGTCGGTAGACAAAGCAGTAGGTTTGTTGAAACACATGTAGAGGTTAGTGATGGAAGTGGAAGAAGTAAGCATTCAGAAGCACATTCAAATGTTATAGACAGGATTTCAAGCAGTAAGCATTCAGAAACGCATGCAGATGTTATCGATGGGAGTGATAGCTTCAGGCATTCATCTATTCATCAAGAGGATGCTGTTAATGATCAAGGCGATCCACATACCCTAGCCAAAAGGTTAgggccttcttcttcttcatcttcatcagaCTTGTCATTGGAAGATCTCGTCCAAATAGATAAAAATGAAATCCACAAGTCTGGAGCACAAATTGCTTCCTTCCCTGATCCTGACGAAGATAGTCAGCGAgcattaaaagatgaaagtGATATTTCCAGTAACAGATCTTCCATATCAGAAGAAAAGGACAATGTCTCTCCAGGTCCCACATCAACTTCTCAAGTTTCTGATATAACCCATGAATTAGTGGCGCATGGTATGCCATTGACACAATCTCCTCAGATACAAGTGATGGATCAGTCAGGAGGATATGATCCTGATAGGATTCCCTCTTCCGTGTTTGCAATAAGTAAATCCACAACACCAATGGAATGGAGTGTTGCTTCCAATGAATCATTATTTAGCATTCACATAGGGAACAATAGTTTCTCCAAAGAGTCGATCATGCTCAGCCCACACCCTCCAGTTCCAGTGGCTGCAACTGACACAGAGAATATCAAAATAGGTAAGGAACAGTCTGGAGCTACTGTAGTGGCTGATGAGACTGTTAAGGATGCAGAAAGAGTAAGTGCGCAAGCTCAAAGTGAAGAAAATTTGCCAACTCCAACATCTTTGAATTCCTCTAGCCTCTCCCACCATTCAGATGGAAGTGGTATCAGTGCACGCTCATTTGCTTTCCCCAA TTTGGATGAAGGGGGAATAAGTGATTCTCTCGAGACAGATGGAGAGAAGCAACATCAGGAGCCACCAGCCCCCAAAATGGCTTCAACAAATTCAACTCCCAAATATTggtttcctttcctttcttggtGCCCATGGGGTTGTCACGGTTGTTCTTGTCATTGTTGTTGTTAG
- the LOC133869579 gene encoding LRR receptor-like serine/threonine-protein kinase RPK2: MKCHFFRKTKTLVLFLLFFLFCNSSTVSGKVFPDKSILLEFKSSVSDPSGILSGWNSDNPDHCSWFGVSCDSNSRVSEISITGGGGGYRGNSSQALSCSEFSEFPYNGFGIRRTCSSGSGKLVGNLSALIGKLTELRVLSLPCNGLSGELPVKIWGLERLEVLDLEGSSLTGILPVRFPGLRKLRVLNLGFNRFEGEIPFSLSKCVGLEVLNLAGNRVNGSIPGIFGSFPRLQGLYLSQNKLTGAFPDGFGYNCPSIEHLDVSQNFLDSRIPPSLGSCGRLRTLKLFSNMLDDVIPRELGRLQRLEVLDVSRNSLSGPIPAELGQCLNLSVLVLLNLFNPLPTNGNSSGDSSPDSQGEYNYFEGSIPMEITTLPKLRIVWAPRANLEGKLPRTWGSCENLEMVNLAMNLFSGEISGVFERCKKLHYLDLSSNKLTGELDKKLPVPCMTLFDISGNLMSGPIPKFNYSVCSRMPSLNSDLLGVHNSSFAYLSYFTCKTSLGAPLPFSGARFMIHNFGGNNFTGPLQWLPAAAERLEERTDYAFLAGGNKLNGSFPGSLFGKCDGLNGMIANISNNRFSGNIPLKIGAMCRSLRFLDASENQISGSIPQSIGDLKFLVVLDLSGNKLQGQIPAGVSHMKHLKHLSLAGNNLTGAIPSSFTSLGSLEVLELSANSLSGEIPESIADLRNLTVLLIDNNKLSGQIPSGLANVTSLSTFNASFNNLSGPFPQNLNVMNCSGLQGNPFLSSCHLVSLTVPSPSPPDSNGDPQSNVASPSQRVSNRLSSIEIASLTSASAIVLVLLALIILFFYTRKWVPNSRVQVSESREITVFIDIRVPLTFENIVSATGNFSNGNCIGSGGFGATYRAEISPGVLVAVKRLAAGRFQGAQQFHAEIKTLGRVRHANLVTLIGYHASETEMFLIYNYLPGGNLENFIKERSKRDVDWKVLHKIALDIAHALAYLHDQCVPRILHRDVKPSNILLDNDFNAYLSDFGLSRLLGTSETHATTGVAGTFGYLAPEYAMTCRVSEKADVYSYGVVLLELLSDKKALDPSFSTHGNGFNIVSWACMLLGQGRAEEFFTAGLWNEGPQDDLEHVLNLAVTCTVESLSHRPTMKQVVHILRRIQPSSG, translated from the coding sequence ATGAAATGCCATTTCTTCCGCAAAACCAAGACCCTGGTTttgtttttactgttttttctgttttgcaATTCTTCTACGGTTTCCGGGAAGGTGTTTCCCGATAAATCGATTCTGCTGGAATTCAAGAGCTCTGTTTCCGACCCTTCTGGGATTCTCTCTGGCTGGAACTCCGACAACCCAGACCACTGTTCCTGGTTCGGGGTCTCCTGCGACTCGAATTCAAGGGTTTCCGAGATCAGTATCACTGGTGGTGGTGGCGGCTACAGAGGTAACTCATCTCAAGCTCTTTCTTGCTCTGAGTTTTCTGAGTTTCCATATAATGGCTTTGGAATTAGAAGAACTTGTTCAAGTGGTAGTGGAAAATTAGTAGGCAATTTGTCAGCTTTGATTGGGAAACTCACTGAGCTTAGAGTTTTATCGCTGCCTTGTAATGGTCTTAGTGGTGAACTTCCTGTGAAAATTTGGGGTTTAGAGAGGTTAGAGGTGCTTGATCTTGAGGGGAGTTCGTTGACTGGGATATTGCCGGTGAGATTTCCGGGTTTGAGAAAATTGCGGGTTTTGAATCTTGGGTTTAATAGATTTGAGGGGGAGATTCCTTTTTCACTTTCAAAATGTGTGGGTTTGGAGGTCTTGAATTTAGCTGGTAATAGAGTGAACGGGTCGATTCCTGGGATTTTTGGTAGTTTTCCGAGGTTGCAGGGGCTTTATCTGTCCCAAAATAAGTTAACTGGGGCTTTTCCGGATGGATTTGGATATAACTGTCCTAGTATTGAACATCTTGATGTGTCACAGAATTTCCTAGATAGTCGGATTCCGCCTAGTTTGGGAAGTTGTGGGCGTTTACGGACTCTTAAGTTGTTTTCAAATATGTTGGATGATGTCATTCCTAGAGAGCTTGGTCGGCTTCAAAGGCTTGAAGTTTTAGATGTTTCTAGAAACAGCCTTAGCGGTCCAATCCCTGCTGAGCTTGGACAGTGCCTCAACTTGTCGGTTCTTGTCCTCTTGAATCTTTTTAATCCTCTTCCAACCAATGGAAATTCAAGTGGAGATTCATCACCTGATTCTCAGGGCGAGTACAATTATTTTGAAGGCTCAATTCCAATGGAAATTACAACCCTTCCAAAGTTAAGAATAGTTTGGGCGCCTAGGGCTAATCTGGAAGGGAAGCTTCCAAGAACCTGGGGTAGTTGTGAGAACCTGGAAATGGTGAACTTAGCTATGAACCTTTTCAGTGGAGAGATCAGTGGAGTGTTTGAGAGATGCAAGAAGCTGCATTATCTTGATTTGAGCTCAAATAAGCTTACTGGAGAGCTTGATAAGAAACTTCCAGTTCCTTGTATGACCCTTTTTGACATTAGTGGGAACCTCATGTCAGGGCCCATTCCCAAATTTAATTACAGTGTGTGCAGCCGTATGCCTTCCTTGAATTCAGATCTTCTTGGAGTTCACAACTCATCATTTGCATATCTATCCTACTTTACTTGTAAAACCAGTCTTGGAGCTCCTTTGCCATTTTCTGGTGCTAGGTTTATGATTCACAATTTTGGTGGGAACAACTTCACCGGTCCACTGCAATGGCTCCCAGCTGCAGCAGAGAGATTAGAGGAGCGGACTGATTATGCATTTCTTGCTGGTGGAAATAAGCTTAATGGATCATTTCCTGGAAGTCTATTTGGAAAATGTGATGGATTAAATGGAATGATTGCTAATATTAGCAACAACAGATTTTCTGGTAATATCCCCTTGAAGATTGGTGCAATGTGTAGATCTCTTAGATTCTTGGATGCCTCTGAGAATCAAATCTCTGGGTCAATACCACAAAGTATTGGGGATTTGAAATTCCTTGTTGTTCTTGACTTGAGTGGGAACAAACTGCAAGGTCAGATTCCAGCAGGTGTTAGTCATATGAAGCATCTTAAGCATCTTTCCCTGGCTGGTAACAACCTGACTGGTGCCATCCCTTCTAGCTTCACAAGTTTAGGCTCCCTTGAAGTGTTAGAACTTTCAGCAAATTCTCTTTCTGGTGAGATTCCAGAAAGTATTGCGGACTTGAGAAATTTAACTGTTCTTCTGATCGACAACAATAAACTCTCAGGGCAGATTCCCTCTGGGTTGGCTAATGTCACCTCTCTGTCAACTTTTAATGCGTCCTTCAATAACCTGTCTGGACCATTTCCGCAGAATCTTAATGTGATGAATTGCAGTGGACTCCAAGGAAACCCTTTCCTTTCCTCTTGTCATTTAGTCTCCTTGACggtaccatctccatctccgcCAGATAGCAATGGGGATCCACAAAGTAATGTAGCTTCCCCATCACAAAGAGTTAGTAATAGATTGAGCTCGATTGAGATTGCATCCTTAACTTCTGCTTCAGCCATTGTCTTAGTTCTTCTAGCTCTAATCATCCTTTTCTTTTACACACGAAAATGGGTTCCAAACTCCAGGGTGCAGGTTTCTGAATCGAGGGAAATTACAGTTTTCATTGACATTAGGGTTCCACTGACATTTGAGAATATTGTTTCGGCAACAGGAAATTTCAGTAATGGCAACTGCATTGGGAGTGGAGGTTTTGGGGCCACTTACAGGGCTGAGATTTCTCCAGGAGTCCTAGTGGCTGTAAAGAGGCTTGCTGCTGGAAGGTTCCAAGGTGCACAACAGTTCCATGCTGAGATTAAGACACTTGGGAGGGTGAGACACGCTAATCTTGTAACTTTAATAGGCTACCATGCCAGTGAAACAGAGATGTTCCTCATATATAATTATTTGCCTGGCGGTaatttggaaaattttattaaggaAAGATCCAAAAGAGATGTGGACTGGAAGGTTCTTCACAAGATTGCTCTGGATATAGCCCATGCACTTGCTTATCTGCATGATCAGTGTGTTCCACGCATCCTACACCGTGACGTCAAGCCAAGTAATATATTATTGGATAATGACTTCAATGCTTATTTGTCTGACTTTGGGTTATCAAGGCTTTTGGGAACTTCAGAAACCCATGCAACAACCGGTGTAGCAGGAACATTTGGGTATCTGGCGCCTGAGTATGCTATGACCTGTCGTGTGTCTGAGAAGGCTGATGTTTACAGCTATGGTGTTGTGCTGCTTGAATTGCTATCAGATAAGAAGGCCTTGGATCCTTCATTTTCTACACACGGAAATGGTTTCAATATCGTTTCTTGGGCGTGCATGCTGTTAGGACAGGGTCGGGCTGAGGAGTTCTTCACAGCTGGGCTTTGGAATGAAGGCCCCCAGGATGATCTGGAGCACGTGTTGAACTTGGCTGTCACATGTACTGTTGAGTCCCTCTCCCACAGGCCTACAATGAAGCAAGTTGTCCACATTTTGAGGCGAATTCAGCCTTCATCAGGCTAG
- the LOC133864160 gene encoding glycerophosphodiester phosphodiesterase GDPD6-like translates to MSMSMSSFGFLPFLILLIIGSCVGRPLYPLPSTVSDGDKQPLQTSRPYNLAHRGSNGEFPEETTAAYMRAIEEGADFIESDILASKDGVLICHHDVILDDTTDIAKHKEFADRKRNYVVQGVNTTGWFVVDFTLEELKTLGATQRYSFRDQQYNGKFPIITFEEYISIALNANRIVGIYPEIKNPVFINQRVKWADGKKFEDKFMETLEKYGYRGSYRSKEWLKQPAFVQSFAPSALVYVSNLTDLPTILLIDDVTILTEDTNQTYYELTSDSYLDFLSNYVLGIGPWKDTIVFPTNNYLDAATDLVARAHAHGLQVHPYTFRNENSFLHFDFHQDPFNEYDYWINKIGVDGLFTDFTGSLHTYQEWASPLSSQNKDGTSKLVKKIASLIASFKRG, encoded by the exons atgtcaatgtcaatgtcctccttTG GCTTTCTCCCTTTTCTAATTCTTCTGATTATTGGGAGCTGTGTTGGAAGACCATTATATCCATTACCAAGTACGGTATCTGATGGCGACAAACAGCCCCTACAAACATCTCGTCCATATAATCTTGCTCATCGAGGTTCAAACGGGGAGTTTCCTGAAGAAACTACGGCTGCTTACATG AGAGCTATTGAAGAGGGGGCAGATTTCATTGAATCGGACATCCTTGCCTCCAAGGATGGTGTGCTGATATGCCACCATGATGTAATACTAGATGATACAACTGATATTGCAAAGCATAAGGAATTTGCTGATAGAAAAAGAAACTATGTTGTCCAAGGCGTGAACACCACTGGGTGGTTCGTAG TTGATTTTACTCTGGAAGAACTGAAGACATTGGGTGCGACGCAACGGTACAGTTTCCGTGATCAACAATACAATG GGAAGTTTCCAATTATCACTTTTGAAGAGTACATTTCAATTGCACTGAACGCAAACAGAATTGTTGGAATCTATCCAGAGATTAAGAATCCTGTTTTTATCAACCAGCGA GTCAAATGGGCAGATGGGAAGAAGTTTGAAGACAAGTTTATGGAGACACTGGAGAAATATGGATACAGAGGTTCATACAGGTCAAAAGAATGGTTGAAGCAACCGGCCTTTGTCCAGTCCTTTGCTCCATCTGCGCTCGTATATGTTTCGAATCTCACCGACTTGCCCACGATTTTATTAATTGATGATGTGACAATACTAACAGAAGACACCAATCAG ACATACTATGAACTTACTTCGGATAGCTATCTTGATTTTTTAAGCAACTATGTGTTGGGAATTGGACCCTGGAAGGATACAATTGTTTTTCCAACAAATAATTATTTGGATGCAGCTACTGATCTTGTTGCCAGAGCACATGCTCATGGCCTACAG GTGCACCCATACACCTTCCGGAATGAAAATTCTTTCCTACACTTCGACTTCCACCAAGATCCATTCAATGAATATGATTACTGGATAAACAAGATTGGAGTTGATGGACTCTTCACAGACTTCACAGGAAGCCTCCATACTTACCAAGAATGGGCCTCCCCTCTGTCTTCCCAAAATAAGGATGGCACATCGAAGTTGGTGAAGAAGATTGCATCATTGATTGCCTCCTTTAAAAGGGGATGA